One stretch of Manis pentadactyla isolate mManPen7 chromosome 10, mManPen7.hap1, whole genome shotgun sequence DNA includes these proteins:
- the APOL6 gene encoding LOW QUALITY PROTEIN: apolipoprotein L6 (The sequence of the model RefSeq protein was modified relative to this genomic sequence to represent the inferred CDS: inserted 3 bases in 2 codons; deleted 2 bases in 1 codon; substituted 1 base at 1 genomic stop codon), with product HLSAEEYFWESLHLERGLEEGIRQLCALADDIDRIHRRFTKTTVVTPWWSLISGATSTLGSALTPAMAGGSLVLSAARRGLGTAAGVTSILTDVLEYFHNQKACSLRPGLALGDGSPIRDVKKAIARAIQKARAHWCLTAAAKHLLPTGQGSGHRSRRTXRALNSATLVMTRARLRRSVMAGFSLSLGLTXLLKDWQELKAGAGTXLAEGLRAQAWELERKLTELTSSLRACSRQGGHHPPGRGSRALGLQEGC from the exons CATCTGTCAGCTGAGGAATATTTTTGGGAGAGCTTGCACCTTGAGAGGGGACTAGAAGAGGGCATTAGACAGCTCTGTGCCCTTGCAGACGACATCGACAGAATCCACAGAAGATTCACCAAGACCACTGTGGTCACTCCGTGGTGGTCACTCATCTCAGGAGCCACGAGCACCCTGGGCTCAGCACTCACTCCAGCAATGGCAGGAGGAAGCCTGGTCCTCTCCGCAGCTCGTAGAGGTTTGGGGACAGCAGCCGGGGTCACCAGCATCTTGACCGATGTGTTGGAATACTTTCACAATCAAAAAGCCTGCAGCCTAAGGCCAGGCCTGGCCTTAGGGGATGGAAGCCCCATCAGGGATGTCAAGAAGGCAATTGCC CGGGCCATTCAGAAAGCCAGAGCCCACTGGTGCCTGACAGCTGCTGCCAAGCACCTCCTGCCCACGGGCCAGGGATCAGGCCACAGGAGCAGAAGGACGTGAAGGGCACTGAACAGTGCAACGCTGGTGATGACGAGGGCTCGCCTGCGGAGGAGTGTGATGGCTGGCTTCTCCCTCAGCCTGGGCCTGA TCCTCCTGAAGGACTGGCAGGAGCTGAAGGCAGGAGCAGGGAC GTTGGCAGAAGGGCTGAGGGCCCAGGCTTGGGAACTGGAAAGGAAGTTGACAGAGCTCACCAGTTCCCTGAGGGCCTGCAGCAGACAGGGAGGCCACCATCCCCCTGGAAGGGGCTCAAGGGCACTAGGTTTACAGGAAGGGTGTTAA